In Uranotaenia lowii strain MFRU-FL chromosome 2, ASM2978415v1, whole genome shotgun sequence, one genomic interval encodes:
- the LOC129749935 gene encoding uncharacterized protein LOC129749935 translates to MKYAIAATAVLLVLGNVQCYIPASLSVCNRADPELDKCVRAVVEGLRSRIASGDYGEGHMLPSLDPAYIDRLDIDDGANLQASFRNLTVTGAKNFQIDKLHLNVPEKNINFRVTLDKMNLKGKYNMKMKLSLLLIDGVGDANLDISDSKLLVKMHYQLLPSAKDPSRLTMQFDPIEMKIKFAGPAKFNFTNLLKDKPRLSEAANEAVNEDPSVILEKAKPAVQQFFSKLFTDIANGLMKEATEEEALPL, encoded by the exons ATGAAGTACGCCATCGCAGCAACCGCAGTATTATTAGTTTTAGGAAATGTGCAGTGTTACATTC CTGCATCACTTTCGGTATGCAATCGAGCAGATCCTGAGCTTGACAAGTGTGTGAGAGCCGTCGTCGAGGGACTTCGTTCCCGAATTGCTTCCGGTGATTACGGGGAGGGACACATGCTGCCAAGTTTGGATCCGGCCTATATTGATAGACTGGATATTGATGATGGTGCCAACCTGCAGGCGTCCTTCAGAAATTTGACCGTAACCGGTGCCAAGAACTTCCAGATTGACAAACTACa tcTCAACGTTCCGGAGAAGAACATCAACTTCCGGGTTACTCTGGACAAAATGAACCTGAAGGGAAAGTACAACATGAAGATGAAGCTGTCCTTGCTACTGATCGATGGAGTCGGTGATGCCAATCTGGATATTT CTGATTCCAAATTGTTGGTTAAAATGCACTACCAATTGTTGCCCAGCGCTAAGGATCCCTCCCGGTTGACGATGCAGTTCGACCCGATTGAGATGAAGATTAAGTTTGCTGGACCGGCTAAGTTCAACTTCACCAACCTGCTGAAAGATAAGCCAAGATTGAGCGAGGCCGCCAATGAAGCCGTCAATGAAGATCCGTCTGTGATTTTGGAAAAAGCTAAACCAGCAGTTCAACAGTTCTTCTCCAAGCTGTTCACCGACATTGCCAATGGTCTGATGAAGGAAGCCACGGAGGAAGAAGCTCTTCCATTGTAA
- the LOC129748723 gene encoding uncharacterized protein LOC129748723 produces the protein MKYLLAISLVFAANLAVGFGEIPPILSICNTTEPEYAKCLQDVVEGLRPNIASGDYGPGRNTTQLEPFNITKLDIDKGDSFKCLLRNLSITGVSKFVFKKIRDDIPNKWINISTRLPLMVTKGKYDLKMNLLLLKITGKGDFNLTLKDTLCNLKIKWYIDEQDDKRFIKFNPIDVRLKFDKAKFYLDNLFGGDPALSVVGNEAINANPMVLLDEVRPTLEENLRSSLTEIANTVVEGAEEDEIFPS, from the exons atgaAGTACCTATTGGCAATAAGTTTAGTCTTCGCGGCAAATTTGGCAGTTGGGTTTGGTGAAATTC CCCCAATCCTTTCGATTTGTAACACCACCGAGCCGGAATATGCCAAGTGTCTGCAGGATGTGGTGGAAGGGTTGCGGCCAAACATCGCTTCCGGAGATTACGGACCAGGTCGGAACACAACCCAGTTGGAACCGTTTAACATTACCAAGCTGGACATCGACAAGGGAGATAGTTTCAAATGTTTGCTGAGAAATCTCTCCATCACCGGGGTTAGCAAATTTGTGTTCAAAAAAATCCG TGATGATATTCCGAACAAGTGGATCAACATCTCGACGAGATTGCCGCTGATGGTGACCAAGGGAAAATACGATCTCAAGATGAATCTGCTGCTGCTCAAAATCACCGGCAAGGGAGACTTCAACTTGACGCTAA AGGATACCCTGTGCAATCTGAAGATCAAGTGGTATATCGACGAGCAGGACGACAAACGGTTCATCAAGTTCAACCCGATAGATGTACGGCTGAAGTTCGACAAGGCAAAGTTCTATCTGGACAATCTGTTCGGGGGAGATCCGGCGCTGTCGGTCGTTGGAAATGAGGCCATCAACGCTAATCCCATGGTTCTGCTGGATGAAGTTCGACCCACCCTGGAGGAAAATCTGCGCAGTTCGCTAACGGAAATTGCCAATACGGTTGTGGAAGGGGCGGAAGAAGATGAGATTTTCCCATCCTGA